A genome region from Fodinibius salicampi includes the following:
- a CDS encoding class I SAM-dependent methyltransferase, with protein MCNTAITMPQTASSETGFDEWFVTALNSGALMMMISIGHRTGLFDTMSEMDWTDSAGLAKRADLNERYVREWLGAMTTGGVVETDNSDRYKFPKEHAQFLTRNTELDNLAVMGQYISVLGSVEDDIVECFHNGGGVPYEKYDRFHEVMAEDSGMTVVDALEDHILPLVPGLTEKLQHGISVLDVGCGRGRAMLKMAGLFPNSTFKGLDLSEKAIRWARDEAKKQGLKNVEFEVRDASDFDQTAELEVYDFVTTFDAVHDQANPLAVLKGINRTLKPDGKYLMQDIYSTGHVHENMDHPLGPALYTVSCMHCMSVSLAQDREGLGAMWGREKAQELLQKAGFEDIDIHQLDHDIQNDYYVMEK; from the coding sequence ATGTGTAATACAGCAATCACGATGCCTCAAACGGCAAGCAGTGAGACGGGATTTGACGAATGGTTTGTAACCGCGTTAAATAGCGGTGCTTTAATGATGATGATTTCAATCGGTCATCGCACCGGTTTGTTTGATACTATGAGTGAGATGGATTGGACTGATAGTGCAGGGCTGGCAAAACGGGCGGATCTTAATGAGCGATATGTGAGAGAATGGCTGGGTGCAATGACAACCGGTGGGGTGGTGGAAACAGATAACTCTGATCGTTACAAATTCCCAAAAGAACACGCTCAATTTTTAACGAGAAATACGGAGTTGGATAATTTGGCGGTCATGGGCCAATACATCTCAGTGCTCGGAAGTGTGGAAGATGATATCGTCGAATGTTTCCATAATGGCGGGGGCGTACCGTATGAAAAATATGATCGTTTTCATGAAGTAATGGCCGAAGACAGTGGAATGACGGTAGTGGATGCGCTTGAAGATCATATCCTGCCGTTGGTTCCCGGGCTTACTGAAAAGCTTCAACATGGTATATCCGTTCTGGATGTTGGATGCGGCCGCGGACGAGCAATGCTGAAGATGGCCGGGCTGTTCCCGAACAGTACATTCAAAGGCCTGGATCTGTCAGAAAAAGCAATAAGATGGGCAAGAGATGAAGCAAAGAAACAAGGTCTGAAAAATGTGGAGTTTGAAGTTCGTGACGCCAGTGACTTTGACCAAACAGCTGAACTGGAGGTTTATGATTTCGTGACCACCTTTGATGCTGTTCATGATCAGGCTAACCCGCTGGCAGTGCTCAAAGGGATCAATCGTACCTTAAAGCCGGATGGTAAGTATCTGATGCAGGATATTTACTCTACCGGACATGTGCATGAAAATATGGATCATCCGTTGGGGCCGGCGCTTTATACGGTTTCGTGCATGCACTGCATGTCGGTATCACTGGCCCAGGATAGGGAAGGACTCGGTGCTATGTGGGGCCGTGAGAAAGCACAGGAACTACTGCAAAAAGCGGGGTTTGAAGATATTGATATTCACCAGCTAGATCACGATATCCAGAATGATTACTACGTGATGGAGAAGTAA
- a CDS encoding tetratricopeptide repeat protein, whose translation MINFAACSQQQTESKHITEGQIAPLLDGMGNHHFKISTNDTLAQDFFNQGLILSYGFNHKEAQRTFRQVAKLDSENPMAWWGAALVLGPNINAAMAEDNIPRAWEALQKAQKLKENGTQKEQDYIDALSYRYSKNPPEDRMPLDSAYAKAMGELAGKYPDDLDAKTLHVEALMDLHPWNYWKPNGDPHPWTPEILNILESVIDRDPDHPGANHLYIHAVEAQRPENALSSANRLRSLVPGAGHLVHMPSHIYIRTGDYHEGTLANERAVKADNKYVTQCRQQGIYPLAYVPHNYHFLWATATMEGRGERSLEAAKNTSELVDTKTMREPGMGTLQHYWVIPLYDHVRFARWDEILSYPEPADDLIYPRGVWHYANGMAYIGKGDLDNAASELAKLKTIAVEDTLQEVTIWDINTTKELMQIASRVLEGELKAQQDNLDKAIELLNEAVKIEDQLNYNEPPDWFFPVRHNLGSILLKADRPAEAEEVYRQDLKKFPENGWSLYGLWQSLQAQGKKSEADEIKKKFEEAWKYADVKLTESREL comes from the coding sequence ATGATTAATTTTGCAGCTTGTTCACAACAGCAAACCGAGAGTAAGCATATTACCGAGGGGCAGATAGCGCCACTTCTCGATGGGATGGGTAATCATCATTTTAAGATTTCTACTAATGACACGCTGGCACAGGATTTCTTTAACCAGGGACTCATCCTTTCCTATGGCTTTAACCATAAAGAGGCGCAACGTACGTTCCGACAAGTAGCAAAATTAGATTCGGAAAATCCTATGGCCTGGTGGGGGGCGGCGCTGGTGTTAGGACCCAATATCAATGCTGCGATGGCAGAAGATAATATCCCCCGAGCTTGGGAAGCACTTCAAAAAGCACAAAAATTAAAGGAAAACGGTACACAAAAAGAGCAGGATTATATTGATGCTCTTTCTTATCGATATTCAAAAAATCCGCCGGAAGATCGCATGCCGTTGGATTCGGCCTATGCCAAAGCTATGGGTGAACTAGCAGGGAAATACCCGGATGATTTGGATGCCAAAACATTGCATGTGGAAGCGTTGATGGATTTGCATCCTTGGAATTATTGGAAACCAAACGGCGATCCTCACCCATGGACACCGGAAATATTGAATATTTTGGAATCGGTGATAGACCGAGATCCTGACCATCCGGGAGCAAATCATCTATATATACATGCTGTTGAAGCGCAAAGGCCTGAGAATGCTTTGTCTAGTGCCAACCGATTGCGGAGCCTGGTACCAGGTGCGGGTCATTTGGTTCATATGCCATCTCATATATACATACGAACAGGAGACTATCATGAAGGTACTTTGGCCAATGAAAGGGCAGTAAAAGCAGATAATAAGTATGTGACGCAGTGTCGACAGCAGGGTATTTATCCGTTGGCGTATGTGCCGCATAACTATCACTTCTTGTGGGCAACAGCCACCATGGAAGGGCGTGGGGAACGTAGTTTGGAAGCCGCAAAAAATACCTCTGAGTTGGTAGACACCAAGACTATGCGTGAACCTGGAATGGGTACTCTGCAGCACTATTGGGTAATCCCCTTATATGATCATGTTCGTTTTGCAAGGTGGGATGAAATTCTATCCTATCCCGAACCAGCCGATGATCTTATTTATCCCCGTGGTGTCTGGCACTATGCGAACGGGATGGCTTATATAGGTAAAGGCGACCTGGATAACGCAGCATCCGAATTAGCCAAATTAAAAACGATTGCTGTTGAAGATACGCTGCAGGAGGTGACTATTTGGGATATCAATACTACTAAGGAACTGATGCAGATTGCCAGCCGTGTGTTGGAAGGTGAGTTAAAGGCTCAACAGGACAACCTTGATAAGGCTATTGAGTTGTTGAATGAAGCCGTAAAAATTGAAGATCAACTTAATTACAATGAGCCGCCTGACTGGTTTTTCCCGGTTCGCCATAATTTGGGATCAATCTTGTTAAAAGCTGATCGACCTGCTGAGGCAGAAGAAGTCTATAGGCAGGATCTCAAGAAATTTCCCGAAAATGGCTGGTCTTTGTATGGATTGTGGCAAAGCCTGCAAGCTCAGGGCAAGAAATCAGAAGCTGATGAGATTAAAAAGAAATTTGAGGAAGCGTGGAAGTATGCCGATGTAAAGTTAACCGAGTCACGTGAATTGTGA
- a CDS encoding tetratricopeptide repeat protein produces MKISKIISLCSILMLLLIQSQEVNAQQHKYGEVNFNVDCNEAIQADFNRALAMLHNMMYVSARKDFEAIAEADPSCAMAHWGIGTTLFQPLWGTRPSREDLKQGWQFTNKAQELVDSDREEYLIKSTAEFFREPESAEFWTRIQRWADAMETAYDAYPDDPDIAALYGLSRLAIAQTAEDRDPLHDEAEEVLRAIYEQIPSHPGAIHYSIHATDVDGRAENALDMVEAYGKIAPMVPHALHMPTHIYVRLGDWDEVINWNQKSAEAALNHPVNGAVSHHYVHAIDYLAYAYLQRGEDHKIDPLIENVQDKGQYQASTVSAFHFAALPARIAVERRDWKKAAELQPRTPEYLPWDAFSWAEGLTWFARGLGDVHTDDMEGAREAEEKLADLREQAKAAGAKDMAIYIEIDRRILAGQIAHVGDNDDKAVELIKSAAGLESGIEKHPVSPGALLPPNEALGDLLMELNRPDEALKAYQASDAVWPERYNTLLGAARAAQKAGKNEEAQKYYERLLANTGESNRSSIAEAKEFIAKNKINHK; encoded by the coding sequence ATGAAAATATCGAAGATAATAAGTTTATGCAGTATTCTGATGTTGCTATTAATTCAGTCTCAGGAGGTAAATGCACAACAGCATAAATATGGGGAGGTGAATTTTAACGTTGATTGTAATGAGGCCATCCAGGCTGATTTTAATCGTGCCCTGGCTATGCTGCATAACATGATGTATGTATCGGCGCGTAAAGATTTCGAAGCAATTGCCGAAGCAGATCCTAGCTGTGCAATGGCACACTGGGGTATAGGCACTACTTTATTTCAGCCTTTGTGGGGTACGCGCCCAAGCCGAGAGGATCTGAAGCAAGGATGGCAATTTACAAATAAAGCGCAGGAATTGGTGGATTCCGACCGCGAAGAATATCTTATCAAATCAACCGCCGAATTTTTCCGGGAGCCAGAATCGGCAGAGTTCTGGACCCGTATTCAACGCTGGGCCGATGCCATGGAAACTGCTTACGATGCTTACCCCGATGATCCGGATATTGCGGCATTATATGGATTATCGCGACTGGCGATTGCTCAGACTGCTGAGGATAGAGATCCGCTGCATGACGAGGCTGAGGAAGTTCTTCGAGCGATTTATGAACAGATACCATCCCATCCCGGGGCTATTCATTATAGTATTCATGCCACGGATGTTGACGGTCGAGCTGAGAATGCTCTGGATATGGTGGAAGCCTATGGCAAAATTGCTCCTATGGTTCCTCATGCTCTTCATATGCCAACCCACATTTATGTCCGCCTGGGTGATTGGGATGAGGTCATTAACTGGAACCAAAAATCAGCGGAGGCAGCGCTCAATCATCCGGTAAATGGAGCTGTTTCGCATCATTATGTACATGCCATAGATTATTTGGCCTATGCTTACTTACAGAGGGGAGAAGACCATAAAATAGACCCTCTCATAGAGAATGTTCAGGATAAAGGACAATATCAGGCGTCTACTGTTAGTGCGTTTCATTTTGCAGCATTACCGGCGAGAATAGCTGTCGAGCGTCGGGATTGGAAAAAGGCTGCTGAACTCCAGCCCCGTACGCCGGAGTATCTGCCCTGGGATGCTTTTTCGTGGGCAGAGGGACTAACATGGTTCGCTCGGGGACTGGGTGATGTGCATACCGATGATATGGAAGGCGCACGAGAAGCTGAGGAAAAACTGGCAGATCTCAGGGAACAAGCAAAAGCGGCTGGAGCCAAAGATATGGCTATCTACATCGAAATTGATCGCCGTATACTTGCGGGACAAATAGCACATGTCGGGGATAATGACGATAAAGCTGTGGAGTTGATAAAATCCGCCGCTGGATTGGAATCTGGTATTGAGAAACATCCAGTATCTCCAGGAGCACTGCTGCCACCCAATGAGGCCCTTGGCGATCTACTTATGGAGTTAAACCGTCCTGATGAGGCACTTAAAGCTTATCAGGCCTCTGATGCCGTTTGGCCAGAACGCTACAATACGTTGTTGGGCGCTGCACGGGCCGCTCAAAAAGCTGGAAAAAATGAGGAGGCTCAGAAATATTATGAAAGGCTTTTGGCTAATACGGGTGAGTCAAACCGCAGCAGTATTGCTGAAGCAAAAGAATTTATAGCTAAAAATAAAATTAATCATAAATGA
- a CDS encoding TetR/AcrR family transcriptional regulator yields MNKDPENTRTKIMNAAESIILDKGFGGTTVSNVIEEAGVSKGAFFHHFSSKAELGEELVQRYADQDAEHLEQTLVKAEGLSDDPLQQLLIFIKLFEQEIESLEEPFPGCLFASYLQQSELFDHKILEIIRESMLLWRTRVLDKLKKIEQKHHPRQDVNLQSLADMLMVIFEGSFVLSQSLNENKVIAQQLSNYHSYLQLLFDSSN; encoded by the coding sequence ATGAACAAAGATCCCGAAAACACCCGTACAAAAATCATGAATGCCGCCGAATCGATCATTCTTGATAAAGGATTCGGAGGGACAACAGTAAGTAATGTCATCGAAGAGGCAGGTGTAAGCAAAGGCGCCTTTTTTCATCACTTCTCCAGCAAAGCAGAACTGGGAGAAGAGCTGGTACAACGTTATGCAGACCAGGATGCCGAGCACCTCGAACAAACACTGGTCAAAGCAGAAGGGCTTAGTGACGACCCACTACAACAATTACTTATTTTTATAAAACTTTTTGAACAGGAAATTGAATCACTGGAAGAACCTTTCCCGGGATGCCTGTTTGCCTCCTATCTTCAACAATCGGAGCTTTTCGACCACAAAATTTTGGAAATTATACGGGAATCCATGCTGCTATGGCGGACGAGGGTTCTTGATAAGCTCAAAAAAATCGAACAGAAGCATCATCCCCGCCAAGACGTGAACCTTCAAAGCCTGGCGGACATGCTGATGGTGATTTTCGAAGGATCGTTCGTTTTGTCTCAATCCCTGAACGAAAATAAAGTCATTGCCCAGCAACTTTCTAATTACCATAGTTATCTTCAGTTATTATTTGATAGCAGTAACTAG
- a CDS encoding tetratricopeptide repeat protein: MLILKRMVKYSENISHGYLRSCVICGLILILSVSHLYGQLAPKTDSLKAQLQEAREEQRIEILLKLSDQVRRSDMEAAIDYARKAVDLSERVAGEELRGESHRNLGRLLSMNGKHPVGLQHLSEAKRIFEQIGAQDKIVATLENVGALYRRQGDYSTALEYYYDALDLKEKQNNETDLPHTLINIGYINEKLGQMSKAISFYERALEISQRNDNPNDIAINAVQLSNAYDSIGDNDQALEIMNIALDASKRLPGEHAMASILLEISELYRNEKSYDLAKEANSEALELAQNMSDNRLEALSLKNIATLHAEQNNLEAQTNYLLQAIPLFEKSGMREEVIQSRYQIASNYLISGSITESIEMTKHGLDDAEEIESLELIRKGLEVLTKGYKKIGDLENALLTQDELIEVKDSLFDQTRSRQITEMQTKYETEQKEQEIALLQKEREQQAMLRNAFLIGILLIGIIGILVYNRQRLKIKKKQTELENTRLKEQQLEQDLEFKNKQLTTHSLHLVQKNEAMKELKEKINEMRHKDNGNVNRSLQKLQNLVDYSYSLDEDWEQFRLYFEEVHDHFFDILKKKYPDLTPNELRLSALAKLNLSIKETATIMGITPNSVKTARYRLRKKLDIETEENLTEFMMEIEKKGKKLN, encoded by the coding sequence ATGCTGATATTAAAACGAATGGTTAAATACTCGGAGAATATATCGCATGGGTATCTACGTTCATGTGTGATATGTGGGTTGATCCTAATCTTATCAGTATCCCACCTTTACGGCCAGCTTGCTCCTAAGACTGATAGTTTAAAAGCACAGTTGCAGGAAGCCCGGGAAGAACAGCGAATTGAGATATTATTGAAGCTTAGTGATCAAGTGCGTCGTTCAGATATGGAGGCGGCCATTGATTATGCGCGGAAAGCGGTTGATCTCTCCGAGAGAGTTGCCGGGGAAGAGTTGCGGGGAGAAAGTCATCGCAATCTGGGGCGGTTACTTTCTATGAACGGAAAACATCCGGTGGGACTTCAACATTTGTCAGAAGCAAAGAGAATTTTTGAACAAATTGGTGCTCAGGATAAAATTGTGGCTACGCTCGAAAATGTAGGTGCGTTATACAGAAGACAGGGTGACTATAGTACAGCCCTGGAATATTATTATGACGCCCTTGATTTGAAAGAAAAGCAAAATAATGAGACCGACCTGCCACACACGCTTATTAATATTGGATATATCAATGAAAAATTGGGTCAGATGTCAAAGGCTATTTCCTTTTATGAAAGGGCATTAGAAATTAGCCAGCGTAATGATAATCCCAATGACATAGCTATTAATGCCGTTCAATTGAGCAATGCATATGACTCCATAGGAGATAATGACCAAGCTCTGGAAATTATGAATATTGCACTTGATGCTTCCAAACGGCTTCCGGGAGAGCACGCTATGGCAAGTATTTTGTTAGAAATTAGTGAGTTATATAGAAACGAAAAATCGTACGATCTGGCCAAGGAAGCCAATAGCGAGGCGCTGGAGTTAGCACAAAATATGTCTGATAATAGGTTAGAGGCTCTTAGCCTAAAGAATATTGCTACTCTACATGCCGAACAGAACAATTTAGAGGCTCAAACTAACTATTTGCTTCAGGCTATTCCGTTGTTCGAAAAAAGTGGAATGCGGGAAGAGGTGATTCAAAGCAGATATCAAATTGCCAGTAACTATCTTATTTCCGGGAGCATTACTGAATCTATTGAGATGACAAAACACGGACTTGATGATGCTGAAGAAATAGAATCCCTGGAACTAATCCGCAAAGGACTTGAAGTACTTACTAAGGGATATAAAAAGATAGGTGATCTGGAGAATGCGTTATTAACGCAGGATGAATTGATTGAAGTTAAAGATAGTTTATTTGATCAGACAAGATCCCGGCAAATAACAGAAATGCAAACTAAATATGAGACGGAACAAAAAGAACAGGAAATTGCATTACTTCAGAAGGAAAGAGAACAGCAAGCAATGCTTCGCAATGCCTTTCTTATTGGGATTCTTCTTATTGGCATCATCGGGATTCTTGTGTATAACAGGCAGCGGCTAAAAATAAAAAAGAAACAGACAGAATTGGAAAATACCCGGCTGAAGGAGCAACAGCTGGAACAAGATCTGGAGTTTAAAAATAAACAGCTAACCACCCATAGCCTTCATCTTGTCCAAAAAAATGAGGCGATGAAGGAGTTGAAGGAGAAGATCAACGAAATGCGCCATAAGGATAATGGCAACGTGAACAGATCATTGCAAAAACTGCAAAATCTGGTAGATTACAGTTATAGTCTGGATGAAGATTGGGAACAGTTTCGTCTTTATTTTGAAGAAGTGCATGATCATTTCTTTGATATTCTCAAAAAGAAATATCCCGACCTGACTCCCAATGAGCTACGTCTTTCAGCTCTGGCTAAATTAAACCTGTCTATTAAGGAAACCGCCACTATTATGGGCATTACTCCCAACAGCGTGAAGACGGCGCGTTATCGACTTCGAAAAAAGCTGGATATTGAAACCGAAGAGAACTTGACAGAGTTTATGATGGAAATTGAAAAAAAAGGTAAGAAACTTAACTGA
- the mddA gene encoding methanethiol S-methyltransferase has protein sequence MFGRILSFIYGVVDYIIFLGSFLYAIAFVGDFWVPKTINAGSEAEIFWQGLLVNAGLLGLFAFQHSVMARDGFKKWWTKIIPKPIERSTYVLLSSLILILLFWQWRTMPEVIWSVESGVWQVVLFGFFGLGWGLVFLSTFMINHFDLFGLRQVYLHLKGKEITPIEFKEPGFYKYVRHPLMLGFIIAFWATPYMTLGHLVFSIATTGYIFVGIWFEERDLIRYHGEKYKEYRERVRMLIPFPKENLGD, from the coding sequence ATGTTTGGACGTATACTTTCTTTCATCTACGGAGTTGTCGACTATATTATCTTTCTGGGTTCTTTCCTTTACGCAATTGCATTTGTTGGCGATTTCTGGGTACCCAAGACCATTAATGCAGGGTCCGAAGCCGAAATTTTTTGGCAGGGATTGTTAGTTAATGCCGGGTTACTAGGCCTGTTCGCCTTTCAACATTCAGTAATGGCTCGTGATGGATTCAAAAAATGGTGGACGAAAATAATACCTAAACCCATTGAGCGAAGTACGTATGTACTGCTCAGTAGCCTGATTTTAATTCTGCTTTTCTGGCAGTGGCGCACCATGCCGGAGGTAATCTGGAGTGTGGAATCAGGAGTATGGCAGGTCGTTTTGTTCGGATTTTTTGGGCTGGGATGGGGGTTGGTATTCCTATCTACTTTTATGATCAATCACTTTGATCTTTTTGGGTTGCGTCAGGTGTACCTGCATTTAAAGGGTAAAGAGATAACACCTATAGAGTTTAAGGAACCCGGGTTTTACAAATATGTACGGCACCCGCTGATGCTGGGATTCATTATTGCCTTTTGGGCGACGCCTTATATGACACTCGGTCATCTGGTGTTTTCAATAGCGACGACCGGGTATATTTTTGTCGGTATATGGTTTGAGGAACGTGACTTGATTCGTTATCACGGGGAGAAGTATAAAGAATACCGTGAACGCGTGCGAATGCTCATTCCTTTTCCCAAAGAGAATTTAGGAGATTAA
- a CDS encoding cupin domain-containing protein gives MSKFLKHIISITIIIFFLIPVTLLAQQQDAAFTLSADDESLEWGNCPAFMPESCSLSVLQGNPQEPSADVFFKMQGNTAVPNHWHHSAERMVLISGEMEVDYEGQDPVVITPGMYAYGPPELTHTASCESNKPCVLFIAFDKPVDAFAVE, from the coding sequence ATGTCTAAATTCTTAAAACATATTATATCTATAACTATAATTATTTTCTTTTTAATCCCGGTAACCCTTTTAGCACAACAACAAGATGCAGCCTTTACCTTGAGTGCAGATGACGAAAGTCTTGAGTGGGGTAATTGTCCCGCATTTATGCCAGAAAGCTGCAGCCTGTCTGTTTTGCAAGGGAATCCGCAAGAGCCAAGCGCAGATGTGTTTTTTAAGATGCAGGGAAATACGGCAGTACCTAACCACTGGCATCATTCGGCTGAACGAATGGTTTTAATATCGGGGGAAATGGAGGTGGATTATGAGGGACAGGATCCTGTCGTTATAACTCCAGGCATGTATGCCTACGGGCCGCCCGAACTCACACACACTGCTTCATGTGAATCTAATAAACCTTGTGTGCTTTTTATAGCATTTGATAAACCGGTAGATGCTTTTGCTGTTGAGTAA